The genomic segment GTGACAGTATGATCGATCggaatatttcatcgatattgATGATTTTTGTGTTCCATGCTTTCCCACAGTTCACCTGAAGCACTCTACAACCATCCGCCATACGATCTGGTAACGGAATCACCATATCTGAAGACAGCACCTTCTTCTCGTTGCTGGGTAAGAGATTTAAACAGTAGCGTGGATTGTTCACCTTGAACTTGTAAAACCGTTTCATCTGCGAAGTTACAATgattttctatcgatataattcttacctaatttcgaaatgaaatgcgattctagtaattttttaaatcattgaCAGCTGACAAATTCTTGTGACGATCAGCATACTCGCTGCTATGGACACATACGTTGCGTTCTCTTAATTATTCGAAACTTAACTGTTCGAGTTTCAACAATAATTATTGACGCAGTTGTTGAAAAGCAATGGTAGTAGGTGTATGAATATGTATGTTGAAGTAGAATTTAGCTCACCAGCCCAAAGGCACTTTTCGGGTACCATTTGCAAGGTCGTAGAAACTTTCGACAAAATTCATCGTCATCCGGCACGAACAGATCGGGTTCATCTGAAAACAAAACACAAACCTTCACGTTCGGAACGTGCAATTACATTTAGCGTTCCTTTACAAAGGAAAATTGATATTGTTTCAGGCGACGAGTGAGACAAACCGAGCGGTTATTCGATGATAACGATGCATTATTCCACCGTTGGAGTATTTATTGCGGTcggtataattttaaaaagaagatgTTTGCTAACTCGTTCATAgtgacgaagaaaattttccttgtttaagaaaaaaaaattaagtaagtaaataatatttattaaaataagaaagcgAGTGATTATTTGACGATTATTCGCTGCGACTATTACCTTCAGTTTCTATCAAGTTCCTTCGAGGAACATTAACCGAGTTCGcgataaagtgaaattttcattttcacctAACCGGTTCCGAACGTATAAAGCGAATGTACCGTGGTAACATCACGACAACGCCGCGCGTCGTTCGTAGCACTCCTTTCTTCGCTATAAGAACACGAGGCTAATTCAAAGTATAATTCGACCATAAGAAtcgtattttcataaaagattttttgTACTTTAGTCTTGTCGATTACTTAATTAATCTTGTTTCTCCTTCGCTATCATCGATAGAATATTTGGATTTATCGAGAAGAAATCGCACAGATTATTGAACCTGGtagcaaaatatcaaaaatatttatttatttccacaAAAGACTTTTTGTACTTTAGTCTTGTCGACTGCTTAATTAATCTTGTTTCTCCTTCGCTATCATCGATAGAATATTTGGATTTATCGAGAAGAAATCGCACAGATTATTGAACCTGGtagcaaaatatcaaaaatatttatttatttccacaAAAGACTTTTTGTACTTTAGCCTTGTCGACTGCTTAATTAATCTTGTTTTACCTTCGTTATTGCCGATAggatattttgatttatcgaGAAGAAATCGCACAGATCACTAAACCTGGTtgataacaaaatatgaaaaatatttatcgcggTTGATAAATGATTGCGATTGTTATTCTTTGTCTTTCTACAATTTTCCTGTTCAAAGTACTTCGAGAGAATCGAATGATTTTAAAACGTCGATGAAAATCTATCGAACGCTCTTCCATATGAGAAATCGTCTCGCATGGTATTCTTGATCCTCTTCGattcaatttaaaagaaaatattaccgGCTAAAGTGTACAGCAGGTAAAGGAAGAATTCCAACATGCTTACACGACAGGAATTTGCACGAAGAACCCAAGAATTTGCTTCTGTACCCAAATGAAttacaatacaaaaatattctctttccCTAAACGTCTCCATCTACAATAGACCGGTAAGAAGAACAACAAGAttttttaacactttaccgaccgatagtCGATTAATCGGTTTTTCGTCGCCGACACTTACCGATCGACAacctattaatcggctttttgtcGCCGACGATCTTTCTCGTTATTCAAGaagtaatttcttatttagtactaaagtaccttgctcagttgcgtcagttgcgttgctttgtaagctcgcacagttttataccaatttgaaaaacttaccgttcgcgacgaacgaaaagaatggtattggaGAGTCTAAATCGAAACAGAGCCGGCGTCAGGGAGAATCTGCGCTTGAGCtgccggtcggacgtgcgtatgcCGTTGAACCGCTAGCGGTCAGTAGTGTTAAACATTGGCTGAAATGTCACTAGTTTATCATATATCGATTCACGTAACATCTTCGAAATGCTTCCTTTTATTCTTCGAATTAACGCAAACTTCTCTTAAATCCTCTCCAAATACGTACAGCGAGTCTTTCCTACTAAACTGCTCGTAAAGCCAGTCGCGTGACATTTTTAAACTTAACCATACTTTTCTAATCGCTTTCATAGCTACCATTTCTACTGGCGCAAAATTCTCCTAAATCTTGCACAAACTGTAAAATCAAGTATTTTCTACCAAACTTCCCTCTATTTCACGATTATCCGAGTGAATACATGTTAAGGTGGCCATGAAATCAACGCTATAGCGCTACCGGGCACCATTTCCCAGCAGTCCCGTTACCTGGTACCTTTGAACATCGCCTTGAAGTCCTTCAACGCCTGTTCCACGACCTCTGGCGTCTCGCGTAACTCGTTCTTCGTCTTCTCCCTGTAGAAGTCATCGCCTTCGTCGAAATCGGCCTTCAACACGGAGCTGCCCATCTTCAAATGCGGCAGTTCTCTCGATTTGGTTGGAACGGTGCAGGCATCCTGGTCTCCTAGCCGCTCCATGGGATCGCTGACAAGGCTTTGTTACTCTTGAACGAACTCTATGTATAGGACATACATGAAAAACCAGTTACATGCAGCTTCTGTTGGAAACGTAGGAACTACATACATGTGTATACACATACAGATATGTATGTAGAAATaattcttcccttttcttttactGTTTGTTGGAATTACGTTTGCCATTGTATTACATGTTATTACTTACGTAATACATGTACAAGTTTATAGATatcatatttacataaattaaataaatacataaattatatggttataataatgtaaatataataatataagtaatacatgaattattataattaaataaattacataaaataaattgattttaacgTCGGTGATAATTGGACGTTGTTCAGCTCGATGCGTGTTTCTGTCGATCctcgaatttttttaatcgatatgGTATGGTGGCGTTGCACGTTGATTTCgcggaaaattttcaattaagaCGTTATTCTACCACTGACAGCGCTCAGTCCTGTGTTTGCCATAAAATTTACGTTattctctctatttcttttttttttttttttagaagaatttttatttattccctCTACATGTATATCTTTCACCATTTAGTACTCTCGACActggataaaatattatgcatacaaaatttcgtttttattcgccgttaatgaaattgatgGAAGCGAGTGTTTGTGTGAATGTACCGTAATGTGTACAAATATTTGCTTGGAACAAACTAAATTTAACGTGAGTAATCCTAGGACCTAAGTCACTATTTGCGCAGTTACTACTTCAGAGGTATAAAGTAAacataatttaagaaatttcttttcaactttttaacCGGATTATTAACACAATTTTAATACTATCGATGATCCGATTATCGACTCTAATAGAACGAATATCCCACAATAAATCGTGCGGTAAAtcgtaaaatgaataataattaatcgcaAAGAGTTTTCACaggaataatgaaataatattagggggaattttctattatcgtTTTATCGCTGGCACAACAAAAGTTCGCAAATATTGTCCGAATAAATGTCTACCTTCTTCTGTATTGAATCGTCGAAATGCAACGTACGAACGTTCATTCTGTgcaacgtttatttatattttacacgtaCTTATCCTAATCCGGTAGTTCGCTGGCAGATAAGATAACTAAAAACTCCAAATGATATCTGACGGGTGTATACAGCGATTGATATTGCAGAAATTTCGTCGCATAACTTGCTTTCCATTGACTTCAAATGgagaaatacgaataaaaggTCTTTAAGTTGCTTTATACCGATAATATTGACTTGCTATTATCCCAAACGATGAAATAGTTCAAAATGTGTGGTTCTAATGCGGTTCTTATATATGCGATTTTTGTGCAGCGTAGTGTAACCTCATTCCTCGGCCTTTCCTTTTCAGCAACACGTTTTTAGTCAATTTATGCAatgtcatttatatatatacgaaacTTAGAAAACATAGATACTGGAAGGATAAACTACGAtatgtttaattatcaatcattaattaaataacgcGTCACATTATTagccaaaaataaaatatgcaatatcgtttgatgaaaataagaatttgcTGAAAGTCGTATATTTTACGGGCAGTAAATATCCCTTGCGTTTTATacttaaattatcaaatacgTATTAATCTGTTTCAACAACCGAAATTTTCCAATGCcaatttattccaaatttGTCTTTTCAACCGCTTTATATCGCTCGATAAACTAACAAAGGATACAAAATGAACAACTtggaaaagaattatttcctTATCCTCAAGATTCCCTGTTTTTCTAGCATGGGATACACAAAATACGTACTTTCAGCTTTTTAATTCAGAACCGTGATTCGAACACGAAGACGATAAAATGCCCAAAAGCGAAACAATAATCCTTCCCATAACACACCAATCTCGATCATCGATATTAAACGCAGACAACATCGAACcgaatacgaataaaaatgaacgaatCGACAAATAAATGGTCATACCTGAAGATTCACTTACTCGAGGGATTCAGTTAGAATCGTGCTTCTCccttgagaaattaatttttttatgagaATAATGATTCGTCTCACGATATCCCGATGACGAGGCTGCAGGATGTCATTTCACGGTTTCTACGCGACAAGATTCACGAATGTCACGAACGCAGTATCGATTACGATGATCGTGTCGGACGGACGACTAAAAACTGAGAAACTGGCCTGTTAAAACAGAAACAGGTTGATcggtcgatcgaacgaacggaTGCAACGTGATTGAGACTCTGATGAAGACTATCTCGAGGCAGGACTCGCAAGTCGGAAATCGGCTGAAAAGCGAAAGCGTTTCTCCCACCTTAGTCGTGACAGTGAGTCCCGCAGCGAAGGTTATGCTCCTTCTCGACCTGCgactaattaaatttgaaactgaTTTCTGACTCAACATTaaaaacatatgtataattgaCATGCGCATATTCcatttaatttacgatcacCTTTCGCGTTTGTTATACGTCATcgtgatttattatttctgctTGATATCGTTTTCATTGTGATTCAGCCTTTTCTTCGCTAAGAAAAATGGACGCAAGatgtattattaaactatTCTCTACATATTATTCTCTACGTatgttcgaagaaaatatccGAGTCCTTCGTTCGATCCtgtgtacattttatttctcaaagaTGTTTTCACATCGTGTAACGGTTTTGGAAAACGAGGATACTTTTCCTTTCcgaaaattctacaaatttaaACGATTGTTAATGAAGCTTAAAGAATGTTGTGAACGAGGCTGCAGCTTCGAGCTTGTAAATGAACCCAGGTAGATTGTTGTACGAAATTCTAGGAATCACGAAATTGTAACAGTTCAAATAtccataatttttcatcgagaatttttatatgtatataaattttcagtatagccgatatatgtacaatatacaaaaCGATTTGCAACCTACGTTCCATcttctaaattatattcataaaaatatgaattattcgcataccgttatatgtaatatgaagaaataattaataagtttaGTTGATAACACAACTCGATgtagttaataaattatgtttataaaattcatatttataaaatccgtttctctgttttgcctattttcatttcctcttcttcctcttgtaTTCTCGCCTCGTTAAAATGAAGTTAGAAATACGAAGATGTGGTCACACACGATGTAGAAATTTCTATGCGTCGTTATGTACTATACggtaaactttctttttagcCCAGTTTCGAATTGCACTCTGAATCGAGTTGACCTGTACGACTCGAGTCAAGTTCGAAAGCGTTATATAAATGCGTAAAGAGTTTACCTTCTTTTTTACGCATTGTAATTTTAGAGTGTTTGTAACTGACATCAAGCTCAATTTAAATGGTTTTCATTGAATtgttaattagaatttctaattGCGTTTACTTCCTCTcatgattattaatatattggagttttacgaatattatagtaacatttttcgaaatttacaaataagtTTGCAtggatttatatattttttgaaggTAACTGTTATTGCAACAGGTTCGCGAAGATTTTACTTGAAACGGAGGAAGGTTTCGAAATGAACTTTTAACACGTAAAAGTTAAGCGATTCGAAAACCTGGTTcctctattaaaaaattattacgaagATGAAATTGCCTGACTAAAAAATTGCCTAT from the Bombus pyrosoma isolate SC7728 linkage group LG11, ASM1482585v1, whole genome shotgun sequence genome contains:
- the LOC122572718 gene encoding alpha-tocopherol transfer protein-like, translating into MERLGDQDACTVPTKSRELPHLKMGSSVLKADFDEGDDFYREKTKNELRETPEVVEQALKDFKAMFKDEPDLFVPDDDEFCRKFLRPCKWYPKSAFGLMKRFYKFKVNNPRYCLNLLPSNEKKVLSSDMVIPLPDRMADGCRVLQVNCGKAWNTKIINIDEIFRSIILSLEAAMAEPKTQIAGIHVILNMDGLTLNHVTHITPSFAASVTDWVQRCLPCRLKGIHVVNQPFIFNMVYAIFKPFLLEKTRKRLHFHGTNRDTLLSFIGAKALPMEFGGELEMPNEPIGQGICDYFCWFEKDFEASSKYGYVKSTK